The Thermosynechococcus sp. genome has a segment encoding these proteins:
- a CDS encoding energy-coupling factor ABC transporter ATP-binding protein → MRIVQNPMAAIPAAIHLKEVSFGWSPETLVLDQVSLAIPQGQLWMLLGRNGSGKSTLIRILGGLLQPQRGEVYVEQPLGFVFQNPDHQLVMPSVGADIAFSLNGESLNYWQVRERVSAALQAVNLQGLERRPIYALSGGQKQRVAIAGAIARHCRVLLLDEPTALLDPDSQRELLGYVRQLVNTQGMAALWVTHRLDELAQADGAIVLDRGKVIGQGAPSDMMPLVHA, encoded by the coding sequence ATGCGCATTGTCCAAAACCCCATGGCAGCAATTCCCGCAGCAATTCATCTCAAAGAGGTCTCCTTTGGCTGGTCGCCAGAGACTTTAGTTCTGGATCAGGTATCCTTGGCAATTCCCCAAGGACAACTGTGGATGCTCCTGGGCCGCAATGGCAGCGGCAAGTCAACCTTGATCCGTATTTTGGGGGGACTTTTGCAGCCCCAAAGGGGTGAAGTCTATGTGGAGCAGCCCCTGGGTTTTGTTTTCCAAAATCCTGATCACCAACTGGTCATGCCCAGTGTGGGGGCCGATATTGCCTTTAGTCTCAATGGCGAGTCCCTGAACTATTGGCAGGTGCGCGAGCGCGTCAGTGCTGCGCTGCAAGCCGTGAATTTGCAGGGGCTAGAACGCCGTCCCATCTATGCCCTCAGTGGTGGCCAAAAACAGCGGGTGGCCATTGCCGGAGCGATTGCTCGCCATTGCCGGGTGCTGTTGCTTGATGAACCCACGGCACTCCTTGATCCCGATAGCCAGCGGGAACTCTTGGGCTATGTGCGCCAACTGGTCAACACTCAAGGCATGGCGGCGCTGTGGGTCACCCATCGCCTGGATGAGCTGGCGCAAGCGGATGGTGCCATTGTGCTTGATCGCGGCAAAGTGATTGGCCAAGGGGCACCCAGTGACATGATGCCCCTGGTACATGCTTGA
- a CDS encoding quinone-dependent dihydroorotate dehydrogenase, whose product MDPYRHLLRPLLFAGLQADPEFLHQQFISLCGWLNQDRSLGAWLRQQLQQRYALSDPRLERQVWGLRFPNPIGLAAGFDKNGVASNVWAAFGFGFAELGTVTWHPQPGNPRPRLFRLPADRAALNRMGFNNAGAEAMAALLERSPAPTIPIGINLGKSKITPLEAAKEDYLASFRRLHPLGDYFVINVSSPNTPGLRDLQAKEQLEPILEALQAANHPRKPLLLKIAPDLSWEQIVVILRLIQAYELAGIVATNTTVAREGLKTKMIPATRRSPAEEAGGLSGAPLRQRATAVIRFIHKQTQGTLPIIGVGGIFTPEDVIEKLAAGATLVQLYTGWIYQGPSLLRELLKGLLAHAANPEKPEK is encoded by the coding sequence ATTGATCCCTATCGCCACCTGCTGCGGCCACTGCTTTTTGCTGGCTTGCAGGCGGATCCAGAATTTCTGCACCAGCAGTTTATCTCTCTCTGTGGGTGGCTCAATCAAGATCGTTCCCTGGGGGCTTGGCTGCGGCAACAACTCCAGCAACGGTATGCCCTTTCCGACCCGCGCCTAGAGCGGCAGGTGTGGGGATTGCGCTTTCCGAATCCCATTGGTTTGGCGGCGGGGTTTGATAAGAATGGGGTAGCAAGTAATGTCTGGGCGGCCTTTGGTTTTGGCTTTGCCGAATTGGGCACCGTCACGTGGCATCCACAGCCGGGCAATCCTCGGCCGCGCCTCTTTCGCCTCCCGGCTGATCGCGCTGCCCTCAATCGCATGGGGTTTAATAATGCTGGCGCAGAGGCCATGGCTGCCCTACTCGAGCGATCGCCCGCCCCAACGATTCCCATTGGCATTAACCTGGGTAAGTCAAAAATTACCCCCTTGGAAGCCGCAAAAGAGGATTACCTAGCCAGTTTCCGCCGCCTCCATCCCCTGGGGGATTATTTTGTGATCAATGTCAGTTCGCCCAACACGCCGGGGCTCCGGGACCTGCAAGCCAAGGAACAACTGGAACCCATTTTGGAGGCGCTACAAGCCGCCAATCACCCCCGCAAGCCTCTTCTCCTGAAAATTGCCCCCGATTTGAGTTGGGAGCAGATTGTTGTCATTTTGAGGCTAATTCAAGCCTATGAACTGGCCGGAATTGTAGCCACCAATACTACAGTGGCCCGGGAAGGGCTAAAAACCAAGATGATTCCTGCCACTCGGCGATCGCCCGCAGAGGAGGCCGGCGGTCTCAGTGGGGCGCCTCTACGACAGCGGGCCACCGCCGTGATTCGCTTTATCCACAAGCAGACCCAGGGCACTCTGCCGATTATTGGGGTGGGGGGAATTTTCACACCCGAGGATGTGATTGAAAAACTGGCGGCCGGTGCAACACTGGTGCAACTCTACACCGGTTGGATTTACCAAGGACCGAGCCTATTGCGGGAGCTACTCAAAGGACTCTTAGCCCACGCCGCCAATCCAGAGAAACCAGAGAAATAG
- the glgB gene encoding 1,4-alpha-glucan branching enzyme, with translation MTVSPEQIDRIVSNRHHDPFEILGCHQIQQNGQSVWAVRAYLPNAERVSVLCPEQRQEYPMTPVHHPHFFECHIPVAELNNYQLKIYENGHERVIYDPYAFRSPKLTDFDVHLFAEGNHHRIYEKLGAHLLTVDGVEGVYFAVWAPNARNVSVIGNFNHWDGRKHQMARRGNGIWELFIPGLGVGEHYKYEIKNQEGHIYEKSDPYGFYQEPRPKTASIVTDLNSYEWGDNDWLEKRRHTDPLTQPISVYEVHLGSWLHASMEDPPIGADGQPQEPVQVAELKPWARFLTYRELAAKLIPYVKELGYTHIELLPIAEHPFDGSWGYQVTGYYAPTSRYGSPQDFMYFVDQCHQNGIGVIVDWVPGHFPKDGHGLAFFDGTHLYEHADPRKGEHKEWGTLVFNYGRHEVRNFLVANALFWFDKYHIDGIRVDAVASMLYLDYGRKEGEWVPNEYGGRENLEAANFLRQVNHVIFSYFPGILSIAEESTAWPMVSWPTYMGGLGFNLKWNMGWMHDILDYFSMDPWFRQFHQNNVTFSMWYHHSENFMLALSHDEVVHGKSHIIGKMPGDRWQKFANLRCLFAYMFTHPGKKTMFMGMEFAQWSEWNVWSDLEWHLLQYEPHQQTKRFFQDLNHLYRSQPALYTQDFKQEGFEWIDCSDNRHSVVSFIRWDKDYQDFVVVVCNFTPQPHSHYRIGVPEHGFYRELFNSDAREYGGSNMGNLGGKWADEWPYHNRRYSLDLCLPPLAVLILKLDREKTAAERARYNLRS, from the coding sequence ATGACCGTTTCGCCCGAGCAGATTGACCGCATTGTTTCCAACCGGCACCACGATCCCTTTGAAATTTTGGGATGTCATCAGATTCAGCAAAATGGCCAATCCGTGTGGGCGGTACGTGCCTACTTACCCAATGCCGAGCGGGTGAGTGTCCTCTGTCCGGAGCAGCGGCAAGAATATCCGATGACACCGGTGCACCACCCCCACTTTTTCGAGTGCCATATTCCTGTAGCAGAACTCAATAACTACCAATTGAAAATCTACGAAAATGGCCACGAGCGGGTGATCTATGACCCCTATGCCTTCCGCTCTCCAAAGCTGACGGATTTTGATGTCCATCTCTTTGCTGAGGGTAATCACCACCGCATCTATGAAAAACTGGGGGCACACCTGCTGACGGTGGATGGGGTGGAGGGGGTCTATTTTGCCGTGTGGGCCCCCAATGCCCGCAATGTCTCTGTCATTGGTAACTTTAACCACTGGGATGGCCGCAAACACCAAATGGCACGACGGGGCAATGGCATCTGGGAACTCTTTATCCCCGGCTTGGGTGTCGGTGAGCACTATAAATACGAAATTAAGAACCAAGAGGGCCACATCTACGAAAAGTCTGACCCCTATGGCTTCTACCAAGAACCGCGTCCCAAGACTGCTTCCATTGTCACCGACCTCAATAGCTACGAATGGGGTGACAACGACTGGCTGGAAAAACGGCGCCACACCGACCCCCTCACCCAACCGATTTCTGTCTATGAGGTGCACCTAGGATCGTGGCTCCATGCCTCCATGGAGGATCCCCCCATTGGTGCCGATGGTCAACCCCAAGAACCCGTACAGGTGGCAGAACTCAAGCCCTGGGCCCGCTTCCTCACCTATCGTGAATTGGCGGCCAAACTCATTCCCTACGTTAAGGAATTGGGCTATACCCACATTGAACTGTTGCCTATTGCTGAGCATCCCTTTGATGGGTCTTGGGGCTATCAGGTGACGGGCTACTATGCCCCCACCTCCCGCTATGGCAGCCCCCAAGACTTTATGTATTTCGTGGATCAGTGCCACCAAAACGGCATCGGCGTCATCGTCGACTGGGTACCGGGACACTTTCCCAAGGACGGCCATGGGCTAGCATTCTTTGATGGCACCCATCTGTACGAACATGCGGACCCGCGCAAGGGCGAACACAAGGAATGGGGCACCCTGGTCTTTAACTATGGCCGCCATGAGGTGCGCAATTTTCTGGTGGCCAATGCGCTCTTTTGGTTTGACAAGTACCATATTGACGGCATTCGCGTGGATGCCGTGGCCTCGATGCTCTATCTCGACTACGGCCGCAAGGAGGGCGAGTGGGTCCCCAATGAATATGGCGGCCGAGAAAATTTAGAGGCGGCCAACTTCCTGCGCCAAGTGAACCACGTGATCTTTAGTTACTTTCCGGGGATTCTCTCAATCGCCGAGGAGTCAACGGCTTGGCCGATGGTTTCTTGGCCCACCTACATGGGGGGATTGGGCTTTAACCTGAAGTGGAACATGGGCTGGATGCACGATATTCTTGACTACTTCAGCATGGATCCGTGGTTCCGCCAATTTCACCAAAACAATGTCACCTTCAGTATGTGGTACCACCACAGTGAAAACTTCATGCTGGCGCTCTCCCACGATGAGGTGGTCCACGGCAAGAGTCACATCATTGGCAAAATGCCCGGCGATCGCTGGCAGAAATTTGCGAACCTGCGCTGTTTGTTTGCCTATATGTTCACCCACCCCGGCAAAAAAACCATGTTTATGGGGATGGAGTTTGCCCAATGGAGCGAGTGGAATGTCTGGAGTGATTTAGAGTGGCACCTGCTGCAATACGAACCCCATCAGCAAACCAAACGCTTCTTTCAGGATCTGAATCACCTCTACCGTTCCCAACCGGCCCTCTATACCCAAGACTTCAAACAGGAGGGCTTTGAGTGGATTGACTGTAGTGACAATCGCCACAGCGTGGTTTCCTTCATCCGTTGGGACAAAGACTACCAAGATTTTGTGGTTGTTGTCTGCAACTTCACCCCCCAGCCCCATAGCCACTATCGCATCGGCGTACCCGAGCATGGCTTCTATAGGGAACTGTTTAACAGTGATGCCCGCGAGTACGGCGGCAGCAATATGGGCAACCTAGGGGGCAAGTGGGCCGATGAGTGGCCCTACCACAACCGCCGCTATTCCCTTGATTTGTGTTTGCCCCCCTTGGCAGTGCTGATTTTGAAACTGGACCGCGAGAAGACAGCGGCGGAGCGGGCCCGCTATAATCTTAGGTCCTAG